One part of the Mariniblastus fucicola genome encodes these proteins:
- a CDS encoding sulfatase-like hydrolase/transferase has translation MELKSVSRIRLVVCRSLLAFLIGVAVQTQANANEDAPRKPNIILIMADDVSWEAFGCYGAEDYKTPQIDRLAREGVRFTHCYSTPICTTSRVKIMTGKYNFRNYTHFGYLNPKEKTFGHMLQSAGYKTAVAGKWQLNGLYNSLPGHDDADRPHKAGFDEYMLWQLTTGKGGAKDLGGERFWSPPIEHNGKFLTKEMNEGKYGPDMFCEFICDFMERNKSEPFFVYYPMVLVHDPFVKTPDTIGDDERLYSANARPKGKAQKKKNFVAMVNYMDKIVGRVAKKVEDIGQAENTIILFTGDNGTNPSITSRWNGQNICGGKGGMKDMGTHVPLVAYWKGHTPKGVVLDDLVDFTDFYASFAEAAGVEPDSDDPIDGRSFLPQLDGRAGNPRDWVLCHYEPYWNKKSGQFVRNGNYKLYRDGRMFNVPDDLKEENDLSKSTDPQIRAVHDDFLKFLESCPPAPTGERAGSKTKQRPVYPDWKNLFGPGEKESDS, from the coding sequence ATGGAACTCAAATCAGTTTCACGCATCCGTTTGGTAGTTTGCAGATCGCTGTTGGCCTTCCTGATTGGAGTCGCTGTCCAGACGCAAGCCAATGCAAATGAAGACGCGCCCCGAAAACCAAACATCATTTTGATCATGGCCGATGATGTGAGCTGGGAAGCGTTCGGGTGCTACGGCGCGGAAGATTACAAGACGCCGCAGATTGATCGGCTTGCTCGTGAAGGCGTTCGGTTCACCCACTGTTACTCGACGCCGATCTGCACGACGTCGCGGGTGAAGATCATGACCGGGAAGTACAACTTTCGAAACTACACGCACTTTGGCTATCTGAATCCGAAAGAGAAAACGTTTGGCCACATGCTTCAATCCGCCGGCTACAAGACAGCCGTTGCTGGCAAGTGGCAACTGAACGGACTCTATAATTCGCTGCCCGGACACGACGACGCCGACCGGCCTCACAAAGCAGGTTTTGATGAGTACATGTTGTGGCAGTTGACGACCGGAAAGGGCGGAGCCAAAGATCTCGGTGGCGAACGTTTCTGGAGCCCGCCGATTGAACACAATGGAAAATTCCTGACCAAGGAGATGAACGAAGGCAAGTACGGTCCGGATATGTTCTGCGAGTTCATTTGTGACTTCATGGAGAGAAACAAAAGCGAACCGTTCTTCGTGTACTACCCGATGGTTCTGGTCCACGATCCGTTCGTGAAAACGCCCGATACGATTGGTGACGATGAGCGACTTTACAGCGCCAACGCCCGGCCGAAAGGCAAAGCACAGAAGAAAAAAAACTTTGTCGCCATGGTCAATTACATGGATAAAATCGTCGGTCGAGTCGCGAAGAAAGTCGAAGACATTGGCCAAGCCGAGAACACGATCATCCTGTTCACCGGCGACAACGGAACGAACCCTTCGATCACATCCCGATGGAATGGGCAAAACATCTGTGGCGGCAAAGGAGGCATGAAGGACATGGGAACGCATGTGCCGCTGGTCGCGTATTGGAAAGGCCACACGCCAAAGGGCGTTGTCCTGGACGACTTGGTGGACTTCACCGATTTCTACGCGTCGTTTGCAGAAGCGGCAGGCGTTGAGCCTGACTCTGATGATCCGATTGACGGAAGAAGCTTCTTGCCTCAACTCGATGGCCGCGCTGGCAACCCAAGAGACTGGGTACTGTGCCACTACGAACCCTATTGGAACAAAAAGTCCGGACAGTTCGTCCGCAACGGCAACTACAAACTTTATCGCGACGGGCGAATGTTCAACGTCCCGGATGACCTCAAGGAAGAAAACGATCTTTCGAAGTCAACGGATCCACAGATTCGCGCCGTCCACGATGACTTTTTGAAGTTCCTTGAAAGCTGCCCGCCCGCGCCGACTGGAGAGCGAGCCGGCAGCAAAACCAAACAACGACCGGTCTACCCCGATTGGAAGAACCTGTTCGGACCAGGCGAGAAAGAGTCTGATTCCTGA
- a CDS encoding BlaI/MecI/CopY family transcriptional regulator produces MAERPALSKGEMTVARALWKVGPAIVRDIFEEVTANERMSFSTVQTYLRRLQSKGYANSRLKGRLRVFSARTRPTTVIRETVDEFVDRLFGGESMPLVRHLIEERGINKADLDELRNLLESYEAEGNSDE; encoded by the coding sequence ATGGCAGAACGGCCAGCACTTTCGAAAGGTGAGATGACGGTTGCCAGAGCGCTATGGAAAGTAGGGCCGGCGATTGTCAGAGACATCTTCGAAGAGGTTACTGCCAATGAGCGCATGAGTTTTTCAACTGTGCAGACCTACCTGCGTCGCTTGCAATCCAAAGGCTACGCGAATTCAAGGCTAAAGGGTCGATTGCGAGTCTTCTCTGCTCGAACGCGTCCGACGACTGTCATTCGCGAAACCGTTGACGAATTTGTTGATCGACTCTTCGGCGGTGAATCAATGCCTTTGGTACGGCATTTGATTGAAGAAAGAGGCATCAACAAAGCCGATCTGGATGAACTCCGAAACTTGCTCGAAAGCTACGAAGCGGAAGGAAATAGCGATGAATGA
- a CDS encoding M56 family metallopeptidase — MNDTNLFSLLTTQTWQVVVVAVVAWTLSRKFASDRPHLAHALWMLVLLKAITPPIWCSPTSPFSWLASHNPTTSLQSVEQSDFEFPTPSLESNSSRVVQNPTSSPAKKLHQFNRETGTHSSPRWLGIEFWKNSLKEVLIVGWLAGFAVSFLLLLVRYIALLRTIQKSESVVRPDIDELTGKLSRRLGIRRRVRVLILENEIGPVVLGIASPTIVLPALVVRKLNMNEISLLLAHELTHLRRGDLWWAVVQALAKNVLWFHPFVHLAERRATQEAERSCDEDTVAAMNCSPMAYARCLLKVLNHKHQLRSVPALPGVRPVDITLARMERIMKLGQGSPRSVPAIIWLVLLVGCALTLPGAGITRAQEKQATDRTESSKKDSNSQLRQAYFGSEPFQKFQQSMASLTASSKASSRPVVLKTKLYSKLYSLRDSDVEQLDIDWSAYQDWDDDETGLSERLLDVEKEISIVYNNPTKYAILDHEQCANLLSQINQQKHARETPVSDVTVGNEMAFVTTGVESDYEAGVIEFENRPTETRKVLRTFKTGLDLSVKIETKEDGSCSVGSVFMFSGVTNVSKPGEAMKNTGQDSKPEKPRVTHKIAISKIDFLADQKAALLVYDETQSPWLAVYECRPATDVNSDSMTVQASYEADADDLPKYEFVISSNGDATTELGDCRTLDYFGHKLAVTKSVVLSKKDGRTVLIGTDIEWRRKNRIVASARSGQFEFSDDGKSYVISLKGKARCWMGESELVEADEIDTSYNENSVKMDFRGAVQITHAEPIYSGDDYRGPNISADHVWQENGSVLKCSGNVCVVERTIDGRPTTTRAEEVQLVPAKTKTAFGKNVKVEILDHK, encoded by the coding sequence ATGAATGATACGAACCTGTTCTCGCTGCTCACTACGCAGACATGGCAAGTTGTTGTCGTTGCTGTCGTGGCATGGACACTGTCGCGGAAGTTTGCTTCTGACCGGCCACACCTCGCACATGCACTCTGGATGCTGGTGCTCCTGAAGGCCATCACGCCGCCGATTTGGTGTAGTCCGACCAGTCCATTCAGTTGGCTCGCGTCGCATAATCCAACGACGTCTTTGCAGTCCGTCGAACAATCAGATTTTGAGTTCCCCACACCTTCGCTGGAGTCAAACTCATCGAGGGTAGTGCAGAATCCAACTTCATCGCCCGCTAAGAAGCTACATCAATTCAACCGGGAAACTGGCACGCATTCGTCACCCAGATGGCTGGGAATTGAGTTTTGGAAGAACTCCCTCAAGGAGGTTCTCATAGTTGGCTGGTTGGCGGGCTTTGCAGTCAGTTTTCTGCTGTTACTGGTTCGCTACATTGCATTGCTACGGACGATCCAAAAATCTGAATCCGTTGTTCGGCCGGATATCGATGAGTTGACCGGCAAGCTTTCGAGGCGTCTTGGGATCCGTCGCCGAGTCAGAGTTCTCATTCTGGAAAATGAAATCGGCCCTGTTGTTTTGGGAATCGCAAGTCCGACCATTGTCCTGCCGGCACTTGTTGTCCGCAAGCTGAACATGAATGAGATATCGCTGTTGCTCGCCCATGAGCTAACTCATCTGCGCAGAGGCGATTTGTGGTGGGCGGTGGTGCAGGCTCTGGCAAAGAATGTTCTTTGGTTCCATCCGTTCGTCCATCTTGCGGAGCGTCGTGCTACTCAAGAGGCGGAACGCAGCTGCGATGAGGATACTGTGGCCGCGATGAACTGCAGTCCAATGGCCTACGCGAGATGTTTACTGAAAGTATTGAATCACAAACACCAGTTGCGTTCTGTCCCGGCATTGCCCGGGGTGCGACCGGTAGATATTACCCTGGCTCGAATGGAGAGAATTATGAAACTTGGACAAGGAAGTCCGCGAAGTGTTCCGGCGATAATCTGGTTGGTTTTGCTAGTGGGATGTGCACTCACCCTTCCCGGCGCCGGAATTACCCGTGCTCAGGAAAAGCAGGCGACCGATCGCACTGAATCCTCGAAGAAAGACAGCAACTCTCAACTTCGCCAAGCCTATTTCGGCTCGGAGCCATTTCAAAAATTTCAACAGTCTATGGCGTCGCTTACCGCATCTTCGAAAGCGTCGTCACGTCCAGTCGTGCTGAAGACGAAGTTGTACTCGAAGTTGTACTCGCTGCGGGACTCTGACGTCGAGCAGCTGGATATCGACTGGTCTGCGTATCAGGATTGGGATGACGATGAAACCGGTTTGAGCGAGAGACTCCTGGATGTCGAAAAGGAAATATCGATCGTCTACAACAACCCAACGAAGTATGCCATCCTCGATCACGAGCAATGTGCGAATCTGTTGAGTCAGATCAATCAGCAAAAGCATGCTCGTGAAACGCCGGTTTCTGACGTGACGGTCGGCAACGAGATGGCATTCGTGACTACCGGCGTCGAATCGGACTACGAAGCTGGAGTCATTGAGTTTGAAAATCGGCCGACTGAAACCCGCAAGGTTTTGCGAACTTTCAAAACTGGATTGGATTTGTCTGTGAAGATTGAAACGAAAGAAGACGGGTCTTGTTCAGTCGGTAGCGTCTTTATGTTCTCGGGCGTTACAAATGTGTCAAAGCCTGGCGAAGCGATGAAAAATACTGGCCAGGATTCCAAACCCGAAAAACCGCGAGTCACACATAAAATCGCCATTTCGAAAATTGATTTTTTGGCAGACCAAAAAGCCGCTCTTCTGGTCTACGACGAAACTCAATCTCCCTGGTTGGCTGTCTACGAGTGTCGTCCTGCAACAGACGTTAACTCAGATTCAATGACGGTCCAGGCGAGCTATGAAGCGGACGCAGACGATCTACCAAAGTACGAATTCGTCATCAGTAGCAACGGCGACGCGACAACTGAATTGGGCGATTGCCGCACGCTCGACTATTTTGGCCACAAGTTAGCGGTTACCAAAAGTGTTGTGCTTTCGAAAAAGGACGGTCGAACTGTGCTCATTGGTACCGACATTGAATGGAGGCGAAAGAACCGGATCGTTGCTTCTGCAAGGAGTGGACAATTTGAATTCTCGGATGACGGAAAGTCTTACGTGATCAGCCTCAAGGGCAAAGCGCGGTGCTGGATGGGCGAATCGGAGCTTGTCGAAGCTGATGAAATCGACACTAGCTACAACGAGAACTCAGTGAAGATGGATTTCCGTGGGGCAGTGCAAATCACCCATGCCGAACCGATCTATTCTGGAGACGATTACCGCGGCCCCAATATTTCTGCGGACCATGTGTGGCAGGAAAATGGATCGGTTTTGAAATGCTCAGGGAATGTTTGTGTTGTGGAAAGAACCATTGATGGTAGGCCTACAACGACTCGGGCCGAGGAAGTTCAATTGGTTCCCGCAAAGACAAAAACAGCTTTTGGCAAAAACGTGAAAGTTGAAATTCTCGACCATAAATAG
- a CDS encoding prolipoprotein diacylglyceryl transferase, with protein sequence MNIPHFLTMLLALAAGFVLSRFSQKKLPLTTAQKFGLGVGGLIGAMTGAKLPFLFTDWDQFISGAAWFSDGKTILTGLVGGYLGVEAAKWAFEVKTKTGDSFLIPVAIAIAIGRVGCFFGSCCFGTPTEMPWGVVFPKVDAIARHPTQLYETMFHLSAAAIGWWAQSKNWCTGNRIKIYIASYAGYRFVSESIRPEARIFAGFTSYQIASLLIAGLMIWLWLRDVQSQESSGSE encoded by the coding sequence ATGAACATCCCTCACTTTTTGACAATGCTGCTCGCGCTCGCGGCCGGGTTTGTGCTTTCGCGGTTTAGCCAAAAGAAGTTGCCGCTGACGACGGCGCAGAAATTCGGATTAGGCGTTGGCGGTTTGATTGGCGCGATGACCGGAGCGAAGCTTCCGTTTCTGTTTACCGATTGGGATCAGTTCATTTCGGGAGCCGCGTGGTTTTCCGATGGCAAGACAATTCTGACGGGACTGGTCGGCGGATACCTTGGCGTGGAAGCCGCGAAGTGGGCGTTCGAAGTCAAAACGAAAACCGGAGACAGCTTTCTGATTCCGGTAGCCATCGCAATTGCAATCGGAAGAGTCGGTTGCTTCTTCGGCAGTTGCTGTTTCGGGACGCCAACAGAGATGCCCTGGGGAGTCGTGTTCCCGAAAGTCGATGCGATCGCTCGACATCCAACGCAGCTTTACGAAACCATGTTCCACCTTTCGGCCGCCGCGATCGGTTGGTGGGCTCAGTCGAAAAACTGGTGCACGGGAAACCGGATCAAGATCTATATCGCCAGCTACGCCGGCTATCGGTTTGTCAGCGAATCGATTCGTCCCGAGGCAAGGATTTTCGCGGGCTTCACGAGTTATCAGATAGCCAGCCTGTTGATCGCCGGGCTGATGATCTGGCTTTGGCTGCGAGACGTTCAGTCGCAAGAATCATCGGGCAGCGAATAG
- a CDS encoding alpha/beta fold hydrolase, producing MTPIHELIASRTSRSGYLIPVAVLVALACGALSGLAESSAQTTSDSSIRELGIRLEKYDYPFEVRWHKESIADREFEMAYMDVTPKGESKGTVVLLHGKNFSGAYWERTAKDLTALGYRVVIPDQIGFGKSSKPTDFQYSFIGMAASTKSLLDELKIERATILGHSMGGMLAARFALTYPELTEKLVLVNPIGLEDWSVKGVPYRGIDAWYQRELKKSAAGIKKYQLESYYDGVWKPEYQPWVDVLAGMSMGENYPQLALVQAQTYDMIYSQPVVHDLDRIKPPTLLIIGGRDRTALGKDLVSPEVKATLGQYQELGKNAASKIPDAKLVLLDGIGHLPHIEAYDRFLTPLNSFLRK from the coding sequence ATGACGCCAATTCATGAACTGATCGCTTCGCGGACATCACGATCCGGTTACCTCATCCCCGTGGCGGTTCTTGTCGCCTTGGCATGCGGAGCCCTGTCCGGACTTGCAGAAAGTTCCGCTCAGACAACCTCCGATTCATCCATCCGCGAACTGGGCATACGCTTGGAAAAATACGACTACCCCTTCGAAGTCCGATGGCATAAGGAGTCGATCGCCGATCGCGAGTTCGAAATGGCTTACATGGACGTGACGCCCAAAGGTGAATCCAAGGGCACCGTTGTCCTGCTGCACGGAAAGAACTTTTCCGGTGCCTACTGGGAACGCACCGCCAAGGACCTGACTGCGTTGGGCTATCGAGTTGTGATTCCGGATCAGATCGGGTTTGGCAAATCAAGCAAGCCCACGGACTTTCAATATTCGTTCATCGGAATGGCGGCTTCGACGAAGTCCCTGTTGGACGAGCTGAAAATTGAACGGGCGACGATTCTTGGTCACTCAATGGGCGGCATGCTGGCGGCCCGTTTCGCGCTCACGTATCCGGAGCTGACTGAGAAGTTGGTACTTGTTAATCCGATCGGACTGGAAGACTGGTCCGTCAAAGGAGTTCCCTATCGCGGCATCGATGCGTGGTACCAACGCGAACTCAAAAAGTCAGCGGCGGGAATCAAAAAGTATCAGCTGGAAAGCTACTACGATGGCGTTTGGAAACCAGAGTACCAACCTTGGGTGGATGTGTTGGCGGGGATGTCGATGGGCGAAAACTATCCGCAACTGGCGCTGGTACAGGCTCAAACCTACGACATGATTTACTCACAACCGGTGGTTCACGATCTCGATCGAATCAAGCCGCCGACTTTGTTGATCATCGGTGGCCGCGATCGCACGGCGTTGGGAAAGGACCTGGTTAGTCCTGAAGTTAAGGCGACGCTGGGGCAGTATCAGGAGCTCGGGAAAAACGCGGCCAGCAAAATTCCGGATGCGAAGCTGGTGTTGCTGGACGGGATCGGTCACTTGCCTCACATCGAAGCCTACGATCGTTTTCTTACGCCGCTCAATTCGTTTTTGCGGAAGTAA